One Ricinus communis isolate WT05 ecotype wild-type chromosome 2, ASM1957865v1, whole genome shotgun sequence DNA segment encodes these proteins:
- the LOC8288077 gene encoding receptor protein-tyrosine kinase CEPR1 yields MAPRFIFFLFISLISLAHPLEAISTNQSQFFNLLKTSLSGNALSDWDVSGGKSYCNFTGVSCNSQGYVEKFDITGWSISGRFPDGMCSYLPQLRVIRLGHNHLHGNFLPSIINCSFLEELNVSLLYLDGKIPDFSPLKSLRMLDMSYNNFRDDFPMSVTNLTNLEFLNFNENAELNYWELPENISRLTKLKSMILTTCNLYGPIPATIGNMTSLIDLELSGNFLTGQIPPEIGLLKNLKQLELYYNYHLSGSIPEELGNLTELVDLDMSVNKLTGNIPASICRLPKLEVLQFYNNSLTGEIPSAIAESTTLRILSLYDNSLTGELPHNLGQLSGMVVLDVSENRLSGPLPTEVCSGGKLLYFLVLDNMFSGGLPSSYAKCKTLLRFRVSHNRLEGSIPEGLLGLPHVSIIDLGYNNFSGSISNTIRTARNLSELFLQSNKISGVLPPEISGAINLVKIDVSNNLLSGPVPFQIGYLTKLNLLMLQGNMLNSSIPDSLSFLKSLNVLDLSNNLLTGNVPESLSVLLPNSIDFSNNRLSGPIPLPLIKGGLLESFSGNPGLCVPIYVVSDQNFPVCSRRYNRKRLNSIWVIGISVVIFIVGALFFLKRKLSKDKLTGRDETMSSSFFSYEVKSFHRISFDQQEILEGMIEKNKVGQGGSGTVYKIELSSGEVIAVKRLWSKRNKDSAIEDQLLPDKGLKTEVETLGSIRHKNIVKLYCYFSSFHCSLLVYEYMPNGNLRDALDKNWIHLDWPTRHQIALGVAQGLAYLHHDLLTPIIHRDIKSTNILLDVSYQPKVADFGIAKVLQARGGKDSTSTVVAGTYGYIAPEYAYSSKATTKCDVYSFGVVLMELITGKKPVEEDFGENKNIVNWVSTKVETKEGVMEVLDKKLSGSFWNEMIQVLRIAIRCICKTPAPRPTMNEVVQLLIEADPCRFDSCKSSNKAKETSNVTKINSKNEL; encoded by the exons atgGCTcctagatttatttttttcctgttTATTTCACTTATTTCTCTGGCCCATCCTTTGGAAGCTATCAGTACAAACCAGTCTCAGTTTTTCAATCTATTGAAAACTTCTCTTTCAGGAAACGCTTTGTCTGATTGGGATGTCAGTGGAGGGAAATCTTACTGCAATTTCACGGGTGTTAGCTGCAACAGCCAAGGATATGTCGAAAAATTTGACATAACTGGTTGGTCAATTTCTGGCCGTTTTCCAGATGGTATGTGCTCATACCTGCCACAGCTACGTGTTATCCGTCTGGGCCATAATCATCTCCACGGCAACTTCCTTCCGAGCATCATCAATTGTTCTTTCTTGGAAGAGCTGAATGTTAGTTTGTTGTACCTCGATGGAAAAATTCCTGATTTCTCACCGTTGAAATCTCTTCGGATGCTTGACATGTCGTACAACAACTTCAGAGACGATTTTCCGATGTCAGTGACTAATCTTACCAATCTTGAGTTCCTTAATTTCAACGAAAACGCGGAACTCAACTACTGGGAACTGCCGGAGAACATTTCCAGGCTGACAAAGCTTAAATCAATGATCTTGACGACATGCAATCTCTATGGTCCAATCCCGGCAACAATAGGAAACATGACATCCCTTATTGATCTTGAGTTAAGTGGGAATTTCCTCACGGGCCAGATTCCTCCAGAGATTGGATTGCTGAAGAACTTAAAGCAGCTTGAGCTCTACTATAACTACCACCTTTCTGGCAGCATACCTGAAGAACTTGGAAATTTGACAGAGTTGGTAGATCTGGACATGTCAGTTAATAAGTTGACAGGAAATATTCCAGCATCTATATGCCGCCTTCCCAAGCTTGAAGTTCTGCAGTTCTACAACAACAGCCTCACAGGAGAAATCCCAAGTGCTATTGCCGAATCAACCACCTTGCGCATACTCTCACTTTATGACAACTCTCTTACAGGAGAACTTCCACACAACTTGGGCCAGCTATCCGGTATGGTTGTCCTAGACGTGTCAGAGAACCGCCTGTCGGGCCCACTACCAACAGAAGTTTGCAGTGGAGGTAAACTTTTATACTTTCTTGTCTTGGATAACATGTTTTCTGGAGGATTGCCTAGTAGTTATGCAAAATGCAAGACTCTTCTACGGTTTCGAGTCAGTCATAACCGTTTGGAGGGCTCAATACCAGAAGGGCTTCTGGGTCTTCCGCACGTTTCAATCATTGATTTAGGTTACAATAATTTCAGCGGCTCAATTTCAAATACAATTAGAACTGCTAGAAACTTGTCAGAATTGTTCTTGCAAAGCAACAAGATCTCGGGAGTTCTACCTCCTGAAATATCCGGGGCTATCAATCTGGTAAAGATTGATGTCAGCAATAATCTCCTCTCTGGTCCAGTACCTTTTCAAATTGGCTATCTGACGAAGCTAAATTTATTGATGCTGCAAGGAAACATGCTGAATTCCTCCATTCCCGACTCACTTTCGTTTTTGAAGTCTCTCAATGTTCTTGATCTCTCCAACAACCTGTTAACTGGAAATGTCCCAGAAAGTCTAAGTGTATTGTTACCAAATTCCATTGACTTTTCAAACAATCGTCTCTCTGGTCCAATTCCTCTCCCTCTAATAAAAGGTGGGCTTTTAGAGAGCTTTTCAGGCAATCCAGGTCTTTGTGTTCCAATCTACGTTGTATCAGACCAAAATTTCCCCGTATGCTCACGAAGATATAACAGAAAGAGACTAAATTCCATCTGGGTGATCGGGATTTCAGTGGTCATCTTTATAGTTGGGGCTCTGTTCTTTCTAAAGCGTAAACTCAGTAAAGATAAATTAACCGGACGTGATGAGACCATGTCGTCATCATTCTTTTCATACGAAGTGAAGAGCTTCCATCGAATAAGTTTTGATCAACAAGAAATCCTCGAAGGCATGATTGAAAAAAACAAAGTGGGTCAAGGAGGATCTGGGACAGTGTACAAGATTGAACTGAGCAGTGGGGAAGTAATTGCAGTAAAGAGGCTGTGGAGTAAGAGAAACAAAGACTCGGCTATAGAAGATCAGCTGCTTCCTGACAAGGGGTTGAAAACTGAAGTTGAGACACTGGGAAGTATCAGGCACAAGAACATAGTCAAATTGTACTGTTACTTCTCCAGTTTCCATTGCAGCTTGTTGGTCTATGAGTACATGCCAAATGGAAACCTCCGGGACGCCCTTGACAAAAATTGGATCCATCTGGATTGGCCCACCCGTCATCAAATAGCACTTGGAGTTGCACAGGGCTTGGCTTATCTCCATCATGATCTTCTGACTCCTATAATTCACAGAGATATAAAGTCAACCAATATTCTCTTAGATGTCAGCTACCAGCCCAAGGTTGCAGACTTTGGCATAGCCAAGGTCTTGCAAGCTAGAGGAGGTAAAGATTCCACTAGCACTGTCGTTGCAGGAACCTATGGTTACATTGCTCCAG AATATGCGTATTCATCTAAAGCAACAACCAAGTGCGATGTTTACAGTTTTGGAGTAGTTCTGATGGAATTAATTACTGGAAAGAAGCCAGTAGAGGAAGACTTCGGAGAGAACAAGAATATCGTAAATTGGGTTTCAACAAAAGTGGAAACCAAGGAAGGAGTTATGGAGGTATTGGATAAAAAGTTATCAGGGTCTTTCTGGAATGAGATGATACAGGTCTTGCGGATCGCCATCCGCTGTATCTGCAAGACTCCAGCCCCTCGCCCAACTATGAATGAGGTTGTCCAACTGCTGATTGAGGCTGATCCATGCAGATTCGATTCTTGCAAGTCGTCGAATAAGGCCAAAGAGACGTCAAATGTCACTAAGATAAACAGCAAAAATGAATTATGA